The Bombyx mori chromosome 16, ASM3026992v2 region TGTTTCTACAGCTTTGCATTCCtacaatttcaaattaaactGTCTAAAAGCTAATGCAACCTTATCTCAAATGCTTATGATGCAATCTCTGACTAATCTTCACAGGActgaaatagaaaatattgatattaatgTTGTTTATCAAGATCATGAATATGATATTCCACTTTTCAATAACCATGCTTCATTAGACTTTGAACCATTCTCATCTAAAGAGTTAACGCCTTTACCTCCTGTTACTGTAATTAAATCAACTGAACAACCGCCTAAAAAagaaagtgaaaaaaaatacacatgtaCAGTTTGCTCTAAGTCATTTACAAGAATATATGGTTTAAGGTATCACATGACTAAGCATGCTAATGTGAAAAGCTTCTTGTGTTCCAAATGTGGCAAAACATTTCACAACTCTGGATGCTTACGCCAACATCTCTTGAGCCACAGAGATATTGCTCAGTTCAAATGTGGTTTTTGCAACAAAACCTATAAATCAAGGCAGTCATTGAAAGAGCACTTTCGAGTCGCTCATTCGAGCAACAGTAAACTGTTTGTATGTGTTACATGTGGAAAACGATTTACAGCAAAATCAACTCTAGTCATGCACATGAAAAGTCATACTGGAGTAAAACAGTTTGCTTGCCCTAGTTGCCCTAAAGCTTACACCAGAGCTATTTATTTACGGGAACATAGCATAGTTCATACTGGCCAACAGAGACCAAAACCATTTAAATGTTCCAATAAAGACTGTGAAAGAAGCTTTGCCACCAAACATTCATTGTTGGTGCATTTTGCACACACTCACACGACAGAGAGACAGCACAAATGCACAACTTGTTTCAAAGGTTTTGCAACAGCCTCAGGCTTAAAAATGCATATGGAATCTCATGCCACTGTGGAGCTCCATTGCAATATATGCGGGAAGAAACTGTCAAATAAAAGAGTTCttcaaaaacatataaaaactCATAATGTTGATGCCAATGACATGATATTGGAAACTGTTGTTGATAATACTTTCTTCGAACAAGTATTTGATGCAAATATGTAAATTACTATctagaatttaaaaaactaaagaaaataaaGCATTTGtgatttgaaatatatttattaatggaaacaatataaaataagtatatataataataatgactgtTTACACTTATCGCTAGGTTCTTGgatataaatgaaattattgttaatGGCAAACATTAACTCATTGATAACaatattagtatgtatgtaCCTTACTTTATGATGCAAGAACATAATTCATGATGAGGTGTCTGGAACTTTCACCCATTTAAAATTTGGATTAGTTAATAGAACATAGGTACTTAAAGTAAGTACTCACCTTATATTGGTTGTTTTGCcctaatattgttttatttgcacACAagtcttatttatatatatttaagtgTACTTAAAACTTTATCTTAAAATAGTGAAACCTAGCTATTATACTGTAACTGTCTCTAATTGCATGAACAACAATTAGAAACAAATAGAAGAAATTTGTCATGATAAGTTGCTAGCCAAAAAGATAACACATTTATTTAAAGATtacaagataattttttttactatatactGTGCACAATAAAGTTATGAAGAATGAATGAAGGTTATGATGATCGAATATGATACAGAAAAGGTTTACCTAAATAATATGAATCATACACCATTTTATTAGATGTAACTAAGTGTACATGATCAGCTAACAATGGACAGTATCACACAAGAACCATTATTACATACTATGAAGCTTTATAAAAATGCCAGTCAGCTCAGCAGTGGTGACGAATGTATAGAGCATTAGTATGCAGTAAGAAGCCTTTCAGACAATTTACATTACTAGTAGGTTTATTATATATGGATTTTTCCTTTACTATGAAATCCCCTTTTTACACCATGTTGTTTATCAAATTGCTGCTGGTCATgtgattcaaataaaaaataatcttatcaaacttTGCCATACATTAGTATTCCTTATCACACAAAATGATTACACTACTGAATTTTGCAAACCACTCACATTAAAAACATGCTAAATCTTTATAAACAGATACATTTAATAGATTAATAGACCCTTTTAGttgttgtttaaaataaatctttaatttGCTATAATTATTGCTATTTCCCAAGTAGtttattcatttgtttattttgtttaccAATCTTGATATCTGCAATCTCAACTTTGTCTTGAATAGTATCCACGAGGTTGTTTTGCTGTTCTATCTCTTCACCAAGTGCAACTCCTAGATGTTTGAGCCGGGATATAGCATGCACCATTTCATCCAAGTTCGAATCAAGTATATTATTTACTCTCTCGTTTTCTGTTTCAGGACTCTTAGCGCTTTCTTGAGACAAACCATGTAGGCGTGCTGAGGGATGACTCTCAAAGCGATCTTCAACGTTCCTAGACATATTATCTAGGGTTTCATCAAGCCTGCTACTACTTGTACCAGCATTACGTA contains the following coding sequences:
- the LOC101738536 gene encoding gastrula zinc finger protein XlCGF57.1; the protein is MMEFTSLIIPLSKNICRTCLTESDSTMFMNVQDLVEHEMSKVKLIDVLVFLNCLENNDEENWPQGICSSCVSTALHSYNFKLNCLKANATLSQMLMMQSLTNLHRTEIENIDINVVYQDHEYDIPLFNNHASLDFEPFSSKELTPLPPVTVIKSTEQPPKKESEKKYTCTVCSKSFTRIYGLRYHMTKHANVKSFLCSKCGKTFHNSGCLRQHLLSHRDIAQFKCGFCNKTYKSRQSLKEHFRVAHSSNSKLFVCVTCGKRFTAKSTLVMHMKSHTGVKQFACPSCPKAYTRAIYLREHSIVHTGQQRPKPFKCSNKDCERSFATKHSLLVHFAHTHTTERQHKCTTCFKGFATASGLKMHMESHATVELHCNICGKKLSNKRVLQKHIKTHNVDANDMILETVVDNTFFEQVFDANM